A genomic region of Salinibacter pepae contains the following coding sequences:
- a CDS encoding AtpZ/AtpI family protein yields MNRSEDRAHAEPDEAPSDRPGASRADDEGSAEKRGPWRRALRDITPYLDLGWRLMGGAAFPPLIGAYVDWQLQTAPWGLFVGAAIGLVGSGLQLRRLQHEFRS; encoded by the coding sequence ATGAATCGTTCAGAAGACCGGGCTCACGCTGAACCGGACGAGGCGCCGAGCGACCGCCCCGGCGCTTCTCGGGCCGACGACGAGGGCTCCGCGGAGAAGCGGGGACCGTGGAGGCGTGCCCTCCGTGACATCACCCCGTATCTCGACCTGGGCTGGCGCCTCATGGGGGGGGCCGCCTTTCCGCCCCTCATTGGAGCGTACGTTGACTGGCAGCTCCAGACCGCCCCTTGGGGGTTGTTCGTCGGGGCGGCGATTGGACTCGTGGGGTCCGGGCTTCAGCTCCGACGGCTTCAACACGAATTCCGCTCTTGA
- the lysS gene encoding lysine--tRNA ligase: MSPASSELSEQEQRRREERDALERRGIDPYPYAWDVDAHADEILDTFDDDLHQPEDGEVGGYKVSVAGRITGLRVMGGSAFFDLRDETGTIQVYVRAQDLGEDVYDEVFTELFDIGDIVGVEGFVFRTGMGEVTVRAAADFQLLAKALRPLPVVKETEEETYYEVTDKEFRYRQRYVDLAVNEDVRGVFRQRSELISTMRGFLDEQGCLEVETPVLQPVYGGASAAPFETHHNALDMPLYLRIANELYLKRLLVGGFEGVYEIGKDFRNEGLSRFHNPEFTMMECYVAYKDYRWMMDLTEDLLRTAATALHDTPTVAFEGHEIDFGREWTRIPFFEAIEEATGFDLYRAGADRVYDVAANELGLEEVEADMGLGGLLDEIFSETVEPTLVQPTFVTDYPIELSPLAKKHREKEGLVERFELVVAGREVANAFSELNDPQDQRERFERQARQRAAEADDDVDPENLIDEDYLRALEYGMPPAAGLGVGIDRLTMILTGQESIRDVILFPLLRPEQ; the protein is encoded by the coding sequence ATGTCCCCCGCATCCTCAGAGCTCAGTGAACAGGAACAGCGCCGGCGTGAGGAGCGCGACGCGCTCGAACGGCGCGGCATCGACCCCTACCCCTACGCGTGGGACGTGGATGCCCACGCCGACGAGATCCTCGATACGTTCGACGACGACCTGCATCAGCCGGAGGACGGCGAGGTCGGGGGGTACAAGGTCTCCGTTGCCGGCCGCATCACGGGGCTTCGGGTGATGGGGGGCTCGGCGTTCTTCGACCTGCGGGACGAGACGGGCACGATTCAGGTCTACGTGCGCGCCCAGGACCTGGGCGAAGACGTCTACGACGAGGTCTTCACGGAGCTGTTTGACATCGGGGACATTGTGGGCGTCGAGGGGTTCGTCTTCCGGACGGGGATGGGGGAGGTGACCGTCCGGGCCGCCGCCGACTTTCAGTTGCTGGCGAAGGCCCTGCGGCCCCTGCCGGTGGTGAAGGAGACCGAGGAGGAGACCTACTACGAGGTGACGGACAAGGAATTTCGGTACCGGCAGCGGTACGTTGACCTCGCAGTAAACGAGGATGTGCGGGGCGTCTTTCGGCAGCGGTCCGAACTCATCTCGACGATGCGCGGCTTTCTGGACGAGCAGGGCTGTTTGGAGGTGGAGACGCCTGTCCTTCAGCCCGTGTACGGCGGGGCGTCGGCCGCCCCGTTCGAGACGCACCACAACGCGCTCGACATGCCGCTTTACCTCCGCATCGCGAACGAGCTGTATCTGAAGCGGCTGTTGGTGGGGGGCTTCGAGGGGGTCTACGAGATCGGGAAGGACTTTCGGAATGAGGGCCTGAGCCGGTTCCACAATCCGGAGTTCACCATGATGGAGTGCTACGTGGCGTACAAGGACTACCGGTGGATGATGGACCTAACGGAGGACCTTCTCCGCACGGCCGCCACTGCGCTGCACGACACGCCCACGGTGGCCTTCGAGGGCCACGAGATTGACTTCGGGAGGGAATGGACACGAATTCCGTTCTTCGAAGCCATTGAGGAGGCGACCGGCTTCGACCTGTATCGGGCCGGGGCCGATCGCGTCTACGACGTGGCGGCGAACGAACTGGGGCTGGAAGAGGTCGAGGCCGACATGGGCCTGGGCGGGCTCCTCGACGAGATCTTCAGCGAAACGGTGGAGCCGACGCTCGTCCAGCCCACCTTCGTGACCGATTATCCGATTGAGCTGAGTCCCCTCGCCAAAAAGCACCGCGAGAAGGAGGGGCTCGTGGAGCGATTCGAGCTCGTGGTGGCGGGGCGTGAGGTGGCCAACGCCTTTAGCGAGCTCAACGACCCTCAGGATCAGCGCGAGCGGTTTGAGCGGCAGGCGCGCCAACGCGCCGCGGAGGCGGACGATGACGTGGATCCGGAGAACTTGATCGATGAGGACTACCTCCGGGCCCTGGAGTACGGCATGCCGCCTGCGGCCGGGCTGGGCGTCGGCATCGACCGCCTTACCATGATCCTTACCGGGCAGGAGTCGATCCGCGACGTCATTCTCTTCCCCCTGCTCCGCCCCGAGCAGTAG
- the atpE gene encoding ATP synthase F0 subunit C, with amino-acid sequence MDPAALAYLAAGLGAGISAVGAAIGIGRLASSSMDGAARQPEAAGDIRGLMIVSAGLIEGVALFALIICLLLVLFV; translated from the coding sequence ATGGACCCCGCTGCTCTTGCATACCTCGCCGCCGGTCTCGGAGCCGGCATTTCTGCCGTTGGCGCCGCGATCGGAATTGGCCGGCTGGCCAGCTCCTCGATGGACGGGGCGGCTCGCCAGCCCGAAGCTGCCGGAGACATTCGAGGCCTAATGATTGTCTCTGCCGGTCTTATTGAGGGTGTGGCCCTGTTTGCCCTCATTATTTGCCTCCTCCTCGTTCTCTTCGTCTAA
- a CDS encoding PKD domain-containing protein has protein sequence MQSVSGPDTLETDETGTFEASINEAEADDPLTYTWEFGDGSTGSGLLANHSYSSTGQYAIRFQASNEGGSDSDTISVRVVPPPQPASITSINATPNPVDEGETVRFSSNVQGDTPVSRSWSFGDGSSSMSQSPTHTYEEPGQYTARLEASNDVGEETRTVTVRVNRVLPEICTTVSEMNSAFFDRNSSTLTEEGEESLQENADILSDCPNLSVQVEGFAAPGERNVQSLSEDRAEAVSSFYQNNGVPGSRIMTSGQGQVEGITSKKGGTRQYRRADSLPQREDDGM, from the coding sequence GTGCAGTCGGTAAGCGGCCCCGACACCCTTGAGACTGACGAGACCGGCACGTTCGAAGCCTCAATCAACGAGGCGGAGGCCGACGACCCCCTGACCTACACCTGGGAGTTCGGCGACGGGTCGACCGGCTCCGGACTGCTGGCGAATCACAGCTACAGCTCGACCGGGCAGTACGCCATCCGGTTCCAGGCGAGCAACGAAGGAGGCTCCGACTCGGACACCATCTCCGTGCGCGTGGTCCCGCCGCCCCAGCCCGCCTCTATCACCTCGATCAACGCGACGCCCAACCCCGTCGACGAAGGCGAGACGGTGCGCTTCAGCAGCAACGTGCAGGGGGACACGCCCGTGTCACGGAGCTGGAGCTTCGGGGACGGCTCCTCGTCGATGAGCCAGTCGCCCACCCACACCTACGAGGAGCCGGGACAGTACACCGCGCGCTTGGAGGCGTCCAACGATGTGGGGGAGGAGACCCGGACGGTGACCGTCCGCGTCAACCGCGTACTCCCGGAGATCTGCACCACCGTGAGCGAGATGAACTCGGCCTTCTTTGATCGCAACTCCAGCACGCTGACCGAGGAGGGAGAGGAAAGTCTTCAGGAAAACGCCGACATCCTCTCCGACTGCCCGAACCTGAGCGTGCAGGTTGAAGGCTTCGCCGCGCCGGGCGAGCGCAACGTGCAGTCGCTCTCGGAGGACCGAGCCGAGGCCGTGTCCAGCTTCTACCAGAACAACGGCGTGCCCGGCTCCCGCATCATGACCAGTGGTCAGGGCCAGGTTGAAGGCATCACCTCGAAGAAGGGCGGCACGCGGCAGTACCGCCGCGCCGACTCGCTGCCGCAGCGTGAAGACGACGGCATGTAG
- the atpB gene encoding F0F1 ATP synthase subunit A, with translation MSLALPAAPAKAADGELTLEGIVNNTILGHAEDGYYLNLKPFAQVELPRIMLVRTADGALTLEAYGSTKGLLQNGPYGLAAHGDEGEGHAGPITASAELAEAIEAKEHLHSTAVRTSGEVVADLSISRHLIFGLLAMLIVLGAFIALAQRYKREHDRPEAPQGVFQNMMEVLVVFVRDEIAKPNIPDGKWRTFLPYLLTAFFFILVANILGLVPFAGAATSNIAVTGVMAIMTFSIVLLYGSSDYYKELLTGPPDAPVLIRIILVPIEIIGLVMRHLALAIRLFANMMGGSLIIFSLIGLVFMMNVIMGEAAAWSTTVISIGFTVFILLLKLLVAFIQAYVFTILSALFIGMAVEEHHPDGEEAAEPDVGLDGRVEDRLDAVEDKMEDRVQPTTA, from the coding sequence ATGAGTCTGGCATTGCCCGCGGCGCCTGCGAAGGCCGCGGACGGAGAGCTGACCCTTGAGGGCATCGTCAACAACACCATCCTCGGGCACGCCGAGGACGGATACTACCTCAACCTTAAGCCGTTTGCACAGGTTGAGCTCCCGCGCATCATGCTCGTCCGCACGGCGGACGGCGCACTCACCCTCGAGGCGTACGGAAGCACGAAAGGGCTCCTGCAAAACGGGCCGTACGGCCTGGCCGCCCACGGGGACGAGGGGGAAGGGCACGCCGGCCCAATCACGGCGTCGGCCGAGCTCGCAGAAGCCATCGAGGCGAAGGAGCACCTCCACAGCACGGCGGTCCGCACCAGCGGCGAGGTCGTCGCGGACCTCTCCATTTCTCGGCATCTCATCTTCGGGCTGCTGGCGATGCTCATCGTGCTGGGGGCCTTCATTGCCCTGGCACAGCGTTACAAAAGAGAGCACGACCGCCCCGAGGCGCCCCAGGGCGTCTTTCAGAATATGATGGAGGTGCTGGTCGTGTTCGTCCGGGACGAAATCGCGAAGCCCAACATTCCGGACGGAAAGTGGCGCACGTTTCTGCCCTACCTGCTGACGGCCTTCTTCTTCATCCTCGTCGCCAATATTTTAGGGCTCGTGCCGTTTGCGGGGGCGGCCACGTCCAACATCGCGGTGACGGGGGTGATGGCCATCATGACGTTCTCCATCGTGCTCCTCTACGGCTCGTCCGACTACTACAAGGAGCTGCTGACCGGGCCGCCGGACGCCCCTGTTCTCATTCGAATCATCCTGGTGCCCATCGAGATCATCGGTCTCGTAATGCGGCACCTTGCCCTCGCCATTCGTCTGTTTGCAAACATGATGGGCGGATCGCTCATCATCTTCAGCCTCATCGGGCTGGTCTTCATGATGAACGTGATCATGGGAGAGGCGGCGGCCTGGTCGACCACCGTCATTAGCATAGGATTCACCGTCTTCATCTTGCTGCTCAAGCTGCTCGTTGCCTTCATTCAGGCGTACGTATTCACCATTCTCTCGGCCCTCTTCATCGGAATGGCCGTGGAGGAGCATCACCCCGACGGTGAAGAGGCGGCTGAGCCCGACGTCGGCCTCGACGGCCGGGTCGAAGACCGCCTCGACGCCGTGGAAGACAAGATGGAGGACCGCGTGCAGCCGACGACGGCCTAG
- a CDS encoding alanine dehydrogenase — MEIPSLQQGFERERGLMTQEKPLKQDDEQESLRIGVPREVGNEEQRVALAPSGTGALVANGHEVYVEEGAGHEAHFQNDEYVDAGAELVSAPDDLYERSDLIVKVGPPVEDEMELLQKGQILLSALNLGGTTAEFLHHLMRLQITGIGFEFIRDPDGTFPLVRMMHEITGSVSIQIAGRYLESNEGGKGVMLGGISGVPPATVVILGADVIGQWAARTALGYGAHVIVLDTELGSLRTLENTLDRSVTTAVASEHYLRRAVRSADVVVGAMVTGGERSPLLVTEDMVQSMAPGGVIVDAVMDQGGCIETSRPTTHSDPTYRRHDIVHYCVPNMPSNAARTASYALTHVLVPYLLRIGEAGSINEALWRDEGLRNGTYVYRQHLTKQNLASMFGMSHRDIELLIASGI; from the coding sequence ATGGAGATTCCCTCTTTACAGCAGGGCTTTGAGCGTGAGCGTGGCCTCATGACGCAGGAGAAGCCCCTCAAGCAGGACGACGAGCAAGAGTCTCTCCGCATCGGCGTGCCCCGCGAGGTGGGCAACGAGGAGCAGCGCGTGGCCCTGGCCCCGAGCGGGACGGGGGCCCTCGTCGCCAACGGACACGAGGTGTACGTGGAGGAGGGCGCCGGGCACGAGGCCCATTTCCAGAACGACGAGTACGTCGACGCCGGGGCCGAACTCGTATCCGCCCCCGACGACCTCTACGAACGAAGCGACCTGATCGTGAAGGTGGGGCCGCCGGTAGAGGACGAAATGGAGCTTCTCCAGAAGGGCCAGATTCTCCTCTCGGCGCTCAATCTTGGGGGCACGACCGCCGAGTTTCTGCACCATTTGATGCGGCTGCAGATTACCGGCATCGGGTTCGAATTCATTCGCGACCCGGACGGGACGTTCCCCCTCGTGCGGATGATGCACGAGATCACCGGGTCCGTGTCGATCCAGATTGCCGGGCGCTACCTGGAAAGCAACGAGGGGGGGAAGGGGGTCATGCTCGGGGGCATCTCGGGGGTCCCGCCCGCCACGGTGGTCATCCTGGGGGCCGACGTGATTGGCCAGTGGGCCGCCCGCACCGCCCTCGGCTACGGGGCGCACGTCATCGTGCTCGATACGGAACTCGGCTCCCTGCGCACCCTGGAAAACACGCTGGACCGCAGCGTCACCACGGCCGTCGCCAGCGAGCACTACCTCCGTCGGGCCGTCCGCTCGGCCGACGTGGTGGTGGGGGCCATGGTCACGGGCGGCGAGCGCTCGCCCCTTCTCGTCACGGAGGACATGGTGCAGTCGATGGCCCCGGGCGGCGTCATCGTGGACGCGGTCATGGACCAGGGCGGCTGCATCGAGACGAGCCGCCCCACCACCCACTCCGATCCCACCTACCGGCGGCACGACATCGTCCACTACTGTGTGCCCAACATGCCCTCGAATGCGGCCCGGACCGCCTCGTACGCCCTCACGCATGTGCTCGTCCCCTACCTCCTCCGCATCGGCGAGGCCGGGTCCATCAACGAGGCCCTGTGGCGCGACGAGGGGCTGCGCAACGGCACGTACGTCTACCGGCAGCACCTCACGAAGCAGAACCTGGCCTCGATGTTCGGCATGAGCCACCGCGACATCGAGCTGCTCATCGCCTCGGGCATCTAG
- a CDS encoding Rossmann-like and DUF2520 domain-containing protein, whose product MSRSAPIGPIAIVGAGALGTALARGLSANGHQVEAVVSRNEEDARALANRVGASVAGTTGTALPAPVRLVLICVPDDAIEDVAEDLGHCGHPWGDTVVAHTSGAKRAAVLDPLARQGAAPMSFHPVQTFTEETPPEAFEGIAVGLEGDDRALAVGEALAGVLGAQPLRLTPDEKARYHCAAALASNGLVALLGVVEEVLGGLKEEDTVASGAALVAPLVEHTWANLKEGRPEEVLTGPVMRGDTGTVQAHLDALEREAPHLVPVYAALSREMVRVAARGGHLSDDQAEALRSSLGTGTDADPDSER is encoded by the coding sequence ATGTCCCGTAGCGCCCCCATCGGTCCGATTGCCATCGTAGGGGCCGGAGCTCTGGGCACGGCTCTCGCGCGAGGCCTCTCCGCAAACGGACACCAGGTTGAGGCGGTGGTGAGCCGGAACGAAGAAGACGCTCGGGCGCTGGCCAATCGGGTCGGGGCCTCCGTGGCGGGGACGACGGGAACGGCGCTGCCGGCCCCCGTCCGGCTCGTGCTGATCTGCGTGCCGGACGATGCAATTGAGGACGTGGCGGAGGACCTGGGGCACTGCGGCCATCCGTGGGGGGACACCGTCGTGGCCCACACGTCCGGGGCGAAGAGGGCGGCGGTCCTCGACCCCCTCGCCCGGCAGGGCGCCGCCCCCATGAGCTTCCACCCGGTGCAGACGTTTACGGAGGAGACGCCCCCCGAGGCGTTCGAAGGGATCGCCGTGGGGCTCGAAGGCGACGACCGGGCCCTTGCCGTGGGGGAGGCCCTGGCCGGCGTGCTCGGGGCGCAGCCCCTCCGGCTGACGCCCGACGAGAAGGCGCGGTACCACTGTGCCGCCGCCCTCGCCTCCAACGGCCTCGTCGCGCTTCTGGGCGTCGTGGAGGAGGTGCTCGGGGGCTTGAAAGAGGAGGACACCGTGGCGTCGGGCGCCGCCCTCGTTGCGCCCCTCGTGGAGCACACGTGGGCTAACCTCAAGGAGGGGCGTCCGGAGGAGGTGCTCACCGGCCCCGTAATGCGGGGCGACACGGGCACTGTTCAGGCACACCTCGACGCGCTGGAGCGGGAGGCCCCGCACCTTGTGCCCGTTTACGCGGCCCTTTCCAGGGAGATGGTGCGTGTGGCCGCGCGAGGCGGGCACCTGTCCGACGACCAGGCAGAGGCGCTCCGCTCCTCTCTGGGAACGGGCACGGACGCCGACCCCGACTCGGAAAGGTAA
- a CDS encoding bactofilin family protein, whose amino-acid sequence MANQTRTVQDQVNLVGEGTVFEGTVRAKSDVRASGRIVGTLEVDGKTMIAEEGEVEGEIIATNVEIAGQVQGEIYVDERLVLKSTAQVDGTIETDRLVVEEGAEFTGECEMGTTLSESKAPSGEASWERDSVRSERSEAEDPEPSGEAAEA is encoded by the coding sequence ATGGCTAACCAGACACGCACCGTTCAGGATCAGGTGAATCTCGTCGGCGAAGGCACGGTCTTCGAGGGAACCGTCCGGGCGAAAAGCGACGTCCGCGCCAGTGGGCGCATCGTGGGGACCCTCGAGGTCGATGGCAAAACAATGATTGCCGAAGAGGGGGAGGTAGAGGGGGAAATTATCGCGACCAACGTCGAGATTGCCGGGCAGGTACAGGGCGAGATTTACGTGGACGAGCGTCTGGTCCTCAAGAGCACCGCCCAGGTGGACGGGACGATCGAGACGGATCGCCTGGTCGTGGAAGAGGGGGCGGAGTTCACGGGGGAGTGCGAGATGGGCACGACCCTTTCTGAAAGCAAGGCGCCCTCTGGGGAGGCGAGTTGGGAGCGCGATTCCGTGCGCTCCGAGCGATCTGAGGCCGAAGACCCGGAGCCGTCGGGCGAGGCAGCTGAGGCGTAG
- the atpH gene encoding ATP synthase F1 subunit delta, giving the protein MSQRTVTRRYAAALYEEANANGVLEAVDEDIRMLLESLDSNRPLVRVFESPVIPQDKKDSIVRELLGDRVEGLTVRFLRLLIRKDRETMTEAILDQYQTLRDEQRGIVDAEVTVARPLADETRTALVRSLEEKTGKEIRLHLHEDADLIGGLVVRIGDRVFDASVRSQLGALHDRLREATLSENALDDGA; this is encoded by the coding sequence ATGAGCCAGCGCACGGTCACCCGGCGGTACGCCGCCGCGTTATACGAAGAAGCCAACGCGAATGGCGTCCTTGAGGCCGTCGACGAGGACATCCGGATGCTTCTTGAGAGTCTCGACTCCAACCGCCCGCTGGTCCGGGTCTTCGAAAGCCCCGTGATCCCGCAGGACAAGAAGGATTCCATTGTCCGTGAGCTCCTGGGCGATCGGGTCGAAGGCCTGACGGTGCGATTCCTTCGGCTGCTGATCCGGAAGGACCGCGAGACGATGACGGAGGCCATTCTCGATCAGTACCAGACCCTTCGCGACGAACAGCGCGGCATCGTGGATGCGGAGGTCACGGTGGCCCGCCCCCTGGCCGACGAGACCCGCACGGCGCTCGTGAGGAGTCTGGAGGAGAAAACGGGCAAGGAGATTCGCCTCCACCTGCACGAGGACGCGGACCTGATCGGGGGGCTTGTGGTCCGAATTGGGGACCGTGTCTTCGACGCCAGCGTGCGCAGCCAGCTCGGCGCCC
- the rpsT gene encoding 30S ribosomal protein S20: MPRHESAKKRMRQNEKRQKRNKSQKSRVRTKIKTLRSLDDKEEAEELLNDVKGDLDRLAAKGIIHENKAANRKSTLEKHVDALE; this comes from the coding sequence ATGCCCCGACACGAATCTGCAAAGAAGCGCATGCGGCAGAATGAAAAGCGCCAGAAGCGCAACAAGTCGCAGAAGAGCCGCGTCCGCACGAAAATCAAAACCCTCCGCTCCCTGGACGACAAGGAAGAAGCCGAAGAACTTCTCAACGACGTGAAGGGCGACCTGGACCGTCTGGCCGCCAAAGGCATCATCCACGAGAACAAAGCCGCCAACCGGAAGAGCACGCTTGAAAAGCACGTGGATGCGCTGGAGTAG
- the atpF gene encoding F0F1 ATP synthase subunit B, whose product MTALFAQSLVTPSVGLIFWKTVAFLIFLYILYRFGWGPITESLEEREEEIEHSIQRAEEALEEAKAIQAENEKARREAEQKAQQILREARDSAEELREEEKAKTRREIQEMKEQAQAEIEREKQAALQELRDEVADLAIEAAQKIIENDLDADRHRQLVDDALDDFPTN is encoded by the coding sequence ATGACCGCCCTGTTTGCCCAGAGCCTCGTCACCCCATCGGTGGGGCTCATTTTCTGGAAAACCGTCGCGTTCCTGATCTTCCTCTACATCCTCTACCGATTCGGGTGGGGGCCGATCACCGAGTCGCTGGAGGAGCGAGAGGAGGAGATTGAGCACTCCATCCAGCGCGCCGAAGAGGCCCTCGAAGAGGCCAAGGCGATTCAAGCGGAGAACGAAAAGGCCCGCCGCGAGGCAGAGCAGAAGGCCCAGCAGATCCTTCGGGAGGCTCGCGACTCGGCCGAAGAGCTCCGCGAGGAGGAGAAGGCCAAAACGCGCCGTGAGATCCAGGAGATGAAGGAGCAGGCCCAGGCCGAAATCGAGCGTGAGAAGCAGGCGGCCCTCCAGGAGCTCCGTGATGAGGTGGCCGACCTCGCCATCGAGGCGGCTCAGAAAATCATCGAGAACGACTTGGACGCCGACCGGCACCGGCAGCTCGTGGACGACGCCCTCGACGACTTCCCGACGAATTAG
- a CDS encoding M23 family metallopeptidase: protein MWSFFADLVQKVGTEQTIVVMDAEGVGKTRRHHVRPSRMVAMWGGSLAAAGLLAALLVAFTPLRTQIPGYGTEEMKENARLNTLRVRALQDSLAAQRDYIQRLRRLITGRVEPAPASDGARSESGSEGGAVATGEVGPSAGGGASGAPARNAHQQPAFAPSPRSGAGADAPAGLSFPLSPPVANGFPTRGFDVATGHYGIDVAVSEGDYVRSVGGGYVVWADWAQDGGYTIAVQHAGGYLSVYKHNKRLLKQLGDRVTAQEPVAVTGNTGAVTTGPHLHFELWQNGLAQGPDAYIAGW from the coding sequence ATGTGGTCGTTCTTCGCGGATCTCGTCCAGAAGGTGGGGACCGAGCAAACCATCGTCGTCATGGACGCGGAGGGGGTGGGCAAGACGCGACGCCACCACGTTCGCCCGTCGCGCATGGTCGCGATGTGGGGAGGGAGCCTGGCGGCGGCCGGTCTCCTCGCGGCCCTTCTGGTCGCATTTACGCCACTGCGTACCCAGATTCCGGGCTACGGAACGGAGGAAATGAAGGAGAATGCCCGCCTCAACACCCTCCGTGTGCGGGCCCTTCAGGATTCGCTCGCCGCCCAACGGGATTACATTCAGCGCCTTCGTCGACTCATCACCGGTCGGGTTGAGCCGGCGCCCGCCTCCGACGGAGCCCGTTCGGAATCTGGGTCGGAAGGGGGGGCAGTGGCAACGGGGGAGGTGGGGCCCTCAGCGGGCGGAGGCGCTTCCGGCGCACCCGCCCGGAACGCCCACCAGCAACCGGCCTTCGCACCGAGCCCCCGTTCGGGCGCCGGCGCGGACGCCCCTGCGGGGCTTTCGTTTCCCCTCTCGCCCCCGGTTGCGAACGGGTTCCCGACCCGAGGCTTCGACGTGGCGACTGGGCACTACGGCATCGACGTGGCGGTGTCCGAGGGCGACTACGTCCGGTCCGTGGGGGGCGGGTACGTCGTCTGGGCCGACTGGGCGCAGGACGGCGGCTACACGATTGCGGTTCAGCATGCCGGTGGATACCTTTCGGTCTACAAGCACAACAAACGCCTGCTCAAACAGCTGGGCGACCGGGTGACGGCCCAAGAGCCGGTCGCGGTAACCGGAAACACGGGCGCCGTGACGACCGGCCCTCACCTACACTTTGAGCTCTGGCAGAATGGCCTTGCCCAGGGGCCGGACGCCTACATCGCAGGCTGGTAG